In Leucoraja erinacea ecotype New England chromosome 12, Leri_hhj_1, whole genome shotgun sequence, one DNA window encodes the following:
- the LOC129702174 gene encoding tumor necrosis factor ligand superfamily member 10-like isoform X2 produces MRMLKIQQKLNYPGQCLQYMNSYIDDTGGSVMTNVDPLCDSWLENIRVLINQRLRSDAKNLIYKELEAQNATFVSPGKPAIHLIAQHRNKPPNYAPHYINHTDGHDILYWKDIKGFTVHQGAMKYHHIGITIPKDGIYYIYSQVHFQHIRKLDIQDQHYNLFLQYLYKMSMYYNGPILLTKAIFTKCWSKEARFDIYTSFQGALFELQQGDKLFIEVTNVNTMDINEESTYFGGFMVF; encoded by the exons ATACAGCAAAAATTGAATTATCCGGGACAGTGCCTCCAGTATATGAACTCCTACATTGATGACACCGGGGGGAGTGTGATGACCAATGTGGATCCTTTGTGTGACAGCTGGCTTGAGAATATTCGAGTTCTAATAAATCAG CGTCTGAGATCTGATGCGAAAAATTTGATATACAAGGAATTGGAGG CACAAAATGCAACATTCGTGAGTCCTGGAAAACCAGCTATCCATTTAATTGCACAGCACCGGAACAAACCTCCAAattatg CCCCACATTATATTAATCATACAGACGGTCATGATATACTCTATTGGAAAGATATAAAAGGATTTACCGTTCACCAGGGTGCCATGAAGTACCACCATATAGGAATCACCATTCCCAAGGATGGCATCTACTACATATACTCCCAGGTTCATTTCCAGCATATACGCAAACTGGACATCCAGGATCAACATTACAATTTATTTCTACAATACCTTTATAAGATGTCCATGTATTATAATGGACCTATTCTTTTAACTAAAGCTATTTTTACTAAATGTTGGTCAAAAGAGGCCAGATTTGATATATACACAAGTTTTCAAGGAGCCCTCTTTGAACTGCAACAAGGAGACAAACTATTCATCGAAGTAACAAATGTAAATACTATGGATATTAATGAAGAGTCAACATATTTTGGTGGTTTTATGGTATTTTAA